One region of Microbacterium sp. M28 genomic DNA includes:
- a CDS encoding ROK family transcriptional regulator, with amino-acid sequence MSESDGMRVPAAAQYTGATAHGFAGARHLRSRAKVLPEHARGHNRALVLQTLYHAGAMSRADLSRETGLTRVTISDLVAEFIADGIVVEKGIRETAGPGKPPILIDIDREGHQIIGLDLSGPEAFQGAVLSLDGEVLERREVPRPAQPDGTATYDALLDLARQLVHASTTTLLGVGVGTPGIVRPDGVVIESPNLGWTDFPLEARLGLDLDLPVTARNDANAAVLAEYTFGEARADVMLIKIGRGVGAGLITGSQPLLGSRFAAGEIGHVVVGTDGGPRCVCGKDGCLEAWLSGSRLAAAIAEAPGSREELLRDAGTRMAVAIAPIVSALDLSEIVLSGPADLLDDDFFDAATATLRARTLDGVFDDVVIRLTRQEDIVLRGTAVMVLSGQLGVS; translated from the coding sequence ATGTCCGAATCGGATGGGATGCGTGTGCCGGCGGCGGCCCAGTACACCGGCGCGACCGCGCACGGATTCGCGGGTGCCCGGCACCTGCGATCGCGCGCCAAGGTGCTGCCCGAGCACGCGCGCGGGCACAACAGAGCCCTGGTTCTGCAGACGCTCTACCACGCCGGTGCCATGAGTCGCGCCGACCTCTCCCGCGAGACGGGTCTCACGCGCGTGACCATCTCCGACCTCGTCGCCGAGTTCATCGCCGACGGCATCGTCGTCGAGAAGGGCATCCGCGAGACGGCCGGCCCTGGCAAGCCGCCGATCCTCATCGACATCGATCGTGAGGGCCACCAGATCATCGGGTTGGATCTGTCGGGACCGGAGGCGTTCCAGGGCGCCGTTCTCAGTCTGGACGGCGAGGTTCTCGAACGTCGTGAAGTCCCGCGTCCCGCGCAGCCGGACGGCACGGCGACGTACGACGCACTGCTCGACCTCGCCCGCCAACTGGTGCACGCATCCACGACGACCCTTCTCGGCGTCGGGGTCGGAACGCCCGGCATCGTGCGGCCGGACGGCGTCGTCATCGAGTCTCCGAACCTCGGCTGGACGGATTTCCCACTTGAGGCTCGACTCGGTCTCGACCTCGATCTGCCGGTGACGGCCCGCAATGACGCCAACGCGGCAGTCCTCGCCGAGTACACGTTCGGAGAGGCCCGCGCAGACGTCATGCTGATCAAGATCGGGCGAGGCGTTGGTGCTGGCCTGATCACGGGCAGCCAGCCGCTGCTCGGCAGCCGCTTCGCCGCGGGTGAGATCGGCCACGTCGTCGTGGGAACGGACGGCGGTCCCCGGTGCGTGTGCGGCAAGGACGGATGCCTGGAGGCCTGGCTCAGCGGCAGCCGTCTGGCTGCTGCCATCGCCGAGGCGCCGGGGTCCCGTGAGGAGCTCCTGCGCGACGCGGGCACGCGGATGGCCGTGGCGATCGCTCCGATCGTCAGCGCGCTCGACCTGTCCGAGATCGTGCTGTCGGGGCCCGCGGATCTGCTCGACGATGACTTCTTCGACGCCGCGACCGCCACGCTGCGTGCGCGGACGCTCGACGGCGTGTTCGACGATGTCGTGATCCGTCTCACCCGCCAGGAGGACATCGTGCTGCGCGGCACTGCCGTGATGGTGCTCTCCGGTCAGCTGGGCGTCTCATGA
- a CDS encoding family 20 glycosylhydrolase yields MLLSAEHAAAGRVRVYRRASVVDGTGDERFTADVAVEGTRIVGIRRGDDADFELPDGSLEVDATGLVLAPGFIDMHAHSDLAVLRGAEHTAKIAQGVTCEVIGQDGLGYAPLDERSAAAIPAQIAGWNGPAEVRWRTTAEFLEAIDAATAANVAVLVPQGNLRMMVIGHEDRAAERHELARMAELLGDALDAGAFGMSSGLTYTPGMYASTAELEALCRVVAERGGYWAPHTRSYGAAALDAYREVLDIGRRTGCPIHLTHATMNFAPNRGRAAELLAIVDAAVADGVDVTLDTYPYLPGATTLAALLPSRLAAGGDLVGTIAALDADGREQVRLELEEIGCDGFHGERADWSAIEVSGVAHPALAGLVGRRIDEIARSEGRRPVDVVLDTVVQDAGATGILMHIGDEQNVREIMRHPRHSGGSDGILIGDKPHPRGYGTFPHYLGHYVRELEILTLEQAVQHLSATPARRLGLDRGDAPRGIIREGATADLVLFDPLTVGAGATFETPRAEARGIVDVLVGGVAVIESGRPTGRTPGAALRMPPPAHRTAVPRLDAEIDAAAEPFVLRPGTVVEASDAFAGVAERLRDALRIQEPEDAAAGTIALVRDPQQKQSESFRIDVSAERIEVHAAEAVGAFRGVMALRQLLPPESANGARLPAGHWRGAPAFGWRGAMLDVARHFRPAADIRRLIDVLAAHQLNVLHLHLTDDQGWRFEVPGYPALTEVGARRDATQRGHGPLATVEPGRHEGHYTTAELRELVRYAAERFITLVPEVELPGHVQAALAAYPALGNTDASDPVDGPWERFGVNERTLAPTEESLAFGRTAIDALCDVFDSPWIGIGGDEVPVTEWQRSPAAQERMRALGLNSARDIQPWFTAHLVAHVRSRGRTALAWDEVLEGDVPDGVEILAWRAPVALQEALDRGIPVIACPDLEVYLDYRQSESTDEPVPVGPPLTIEHAYTLHIDERALGGQANTWTEHLPSRDRVDFAMFPRLSAIAERLWLGGEPDEYAGFARRLPVQLRRLAAMGVRYRPLDGPSPEQRRPGVPGKPMSVQDRQRIVAELVAGLGAHGGAESAHR; encoded by the coding sequence ATGCTTCTGAGCGCCGAACACGCCGCCGCCGGACGCGTACGGGTGTATCGCCGCGCGAGCGTGGTGGACGGAACAGGCGACGAGCGGTTCACCGCGGACGTCGCCGTGGAAGGGACCCGGATCGTCGGCATCCGCCGCGGCGACGATGCGGACTTCGAGCTGCCGGACGGATCCCTCGAGGTCGACGCGACGGGTCTCGTCCTCGCCCCCGGCTTCATCGACATGCACGCCCACAGCGATCTCGCCGTGCTCCGCGGCGCCGAGCACACCGCCAAGATCGCCCAGGGCGTCACGTGCGAGGTCATCGGCCAGGACGGGCTCGGTTACGCTCCGCTGGACGAGCGGTCGGCGGCCGCGATCCCCGCGCAGATCGCCGGCTGGAACGGCCCGGCCGAGGTGCGATGGCGCACGACGGCGGAGTTCCTGGAGGCGATCGATGCAGCCACGGCGGCCAACGTCGCCGTGCTCGTGCCGCAGGGGAACCTGCGCATGATGGTGATCGGCCATGAGGACCGCGCGGCCGAACGGCACGAGCTCGCGCGCATGGCGGAACTGCTGGGTGACGCGTTGGACGCGGGTGCGTTCGGGATGTCGAGCGGCCTCACCTACACACCTGGGATGTACGCGTCGACCGCCGAGCTCGAGGCACTCTGCCGTGTGGTCGCAGAGCGCGGCGGCTACTGGGCCCCGCACACCCGCAGCTATGGCGCGGCTGCCCTTGACGCGTACCGCGAGGTGCTCGACATCGGTCGGCGCACGGGGTGCCCCATCCACCTGACGCACGCCACCATGAACTTCGCGCCGAACCGAGGGCGTGCGGCGGAACTGCTCGCGATCGTCGATGCGGCCGTCGCGGACGGCGTGGACGTCACGCTCGACACCTACCCGTACCTCCCAGGGGCGACGACGCTGGCGGCGCTGCTGCCGAGCCGGCTCGCCGCGGGCGGCGACCTCGTCGGCACGATCGCCGCGCTCGATGCGGACGGCCGAGAGCAGGTGCGCCTCGAACTGGAGGAGATCGGCTGCGACGGCTTCCACGGCGAACGCGCCGACTGGTCCGCGATCGAGGTCTCGGGCGTCGCCCACCCGGCTCTGGCCGGCCTCGTCGGTCGCCGCATCGATGAGATCGCACGGTCCGAGGGCCGGCGGCCGGTCGATGTCGTGCTCGACACCGTGGTGCAGGATGCCGGGGCCACCGGCATCCTCATGCACATCGGCGATGAGCAGAACGTCCGCGAGATCATGCGGCATCCGCGGCACAGCGGCGGCAGCGACGGCATCCTGATCGGAGACAAGCCGCACCCGCGTGGATACGGGACGTTCCCGCACTACCTCGGCCACTACGTGCGCGAGCTCGAAATCCTGACTCTCGAACAGGCGGTGCAGCACCTCTCCGCGACGCCCGCGCGCCGGCTCGGACTCGACCGAGGGGATGCGCCCCGCGGCATCATCCGCGAGGGCGCGACGGCGGATCTCGTACTGTTCGATCCGCTCACGGTCGGCGCAGGCGCCACGTTCGAGACACCACGGGCCGAGGCCCGGGGCATCGTCGACGTGCTCGTCGGGGGAGTGGCGGTGATCGAGAGCGGCCGGCCGACCGGACGCACGCCGGGTGCGGCGCTGCGCATGCCCCCGCCCGCCCACCGCACGGCTGTTCCCCGGCTGGATGCCGAGATCGACGCCGCAGCCGAGCCGTTCGTGCTCCGCCCAGGCACAGTCGTCGAGGCCTCGGACGCCTTCGCCGGCGTCGCGGAGCGGCTGCGAGACGCGCTGCGGATCCAAGAGCCGGAGGATGCCGCGGCAGGCACGATCGCACTCGTCCGCGACCCGCAGCAGAAGCAGTCCGAGTCGTTCCGCATCGACGTCTCGGCCGAGCGCATCGAGGTGCATGCCGCCGAGGCCGTCGGTGCGTTCCGCGGGGTGATGGCGCTGCGTCAGCTCCTGCCGCCGGAGTCCGCCAACGGGGCACGACTGCCGGCAGGGCACTGGCGCGGCGCACCCGCGTTCGGATGGCGAGGCGCGATGCTCGACGTCGCACGCCACTTCCGACCGGCCGCCGACATCCGGCGCCTGATCGATGTGCTCGCGGCGCACCAGCTCAACGTCCTGCACCTGCACTTGACCGACGACCAGGGCTGGCGCTTCGAGGTGCCAGGGTACCCCGCGCTCACCGAGGTCGGCGCACGACGCGACGCCACTCAGCGCGGGCACGGTCCACTCGCGACGGTCGAGCCTGGGCGTCATGAAGGGCACTACACGACTGCGGAGCTGCGCGAACTCGTGCGTTACGCCGCCGAGCGGTTCATCACGCTGGTGCCGGAGGTGGAGCTCCCAGGACACGTGCAGGCCGCGCTCGCCGCGTACCCGGCGCTCGGCAACACCGACGCCTCGGACCCCGTCGATGGCCCCTGGGAGCGCTTCGGCGTGAACGAGCGGACGCTTGCACCGACGGAGGAATCCCTCGCGTTCGGCCGCACCGCCATCGATGCGCTGTGCGACGTGTTCGATTCGCCGTGGATCGGCATCGGCGGTGACGAGGTGCCCGTGACCGAGTGGCAGCGCAGCCCCGCGGCGCAGGAGCGGATGCGTGCCCTCGGTCTGAACTCCGCCAGGGACATCCAGCCGTGGTTCACCGCGCATCTCGTCGCGCACGTCCGTTCGCGCGGGCGGACGGCGCTGGCGTGGGATGAGGTGCTGGAAGGCGACGTCCCCGACGGGGTCGAGATCCTCGCCTGGCGCGCACCCGTCGCGCTCCAGGAGGCGCTGGACCGCGGCATCCCCGTCATCGCGTGCCCAGACCTCGAGGTCTACCTCGACTACCGGCAGTCCGAATCGACCGACGAACCGGTGCCGGTGGGGCCGCCTCTGACCATCGAGCACGCCTACACGCTGCACATCGATGAGCGCGCGCTCGGCGGCCAGGCCAACACGTGGACGGAGCACCTGCCCAGTCGCGATCGGGTGGACTTCGCGATGTTCCCCAGGCTCTCCGCGATCGCGGAGCGCCTGTGGCTCGGAGGCGAGCCGGACGAGTACGCCGGTTTCGCGCGCCGACTGCCGGTTCAGCTTCGGCGTCTGGCTGCGATGGGAGTGCGGTATCGTCCCCTCGACGGTCCGTCTCCCGAGCAACGTCGGCCCGGAGTCCCAGGCAAGCCGATGAGCGTGCAGGATCGCCAGCGGATCGTCGCCGAACTCGTCGCCGGTCTGGGAGCGCACGGGGGAGCGGAGAGCGCGCATCGCTAG
- a CDS encoding amino acid deaminase, giving the protein MPLQIPDPVLGPWAKAFPARAHGLRLSDVGDAGLRLSEFSTPVMTVHADALTHNETTVFEWAGDLGILLAPHGKTTMSPALWQRLLDAGAWGISVATPWQAGVAIDAGVRTVLIANSVTDVAAAAELGAQLSGIDGLRIICWADSEATVALLAGALTDDAHPLDVLVELGGANGRTGARTIADGERIAAAVSRASGLRLAGVAGYEGPFGPDRSHESVAAVDAYLQGLVDLHERLEYPVGVRPILSAGGSSFPDRAAAMLAPHAGDVDVVLRSGAFQIHDDGFYSRMSPFGAAVPTESLRSAMHAWSRIVSHPEPALALLDAGRRDVPFDIDLPIPQTVEGEVTALNDQHAFFRLSDGAEVAVGDVVRLGLSHPCTAFDKWRVVPLIDDPDAEDPRVIGAVATCF; this is encoded by the coding sequence CTCCGACGTGGGGGATGCCGGCCTTCGCCTCTCCGAGTTCTCCACGCCCGTGATGACGGTGCATGCGGACGCTCTCACCCACAACGAGACGACGGTGTTCGAGTGGGCCGGCGACCTCGGCATCCTGCTCGCCCCGCACGGCAAGACGACGATGTCGCCGGCGCTCTGGCAGCGCCTGCTGGATGCCGGGGCCTGGGGGATCTCGGTCGCGACGCCCTGGCAGGCCGGTGTGGCCATCGATGCCGGCGTGCGAACCGTGCTCATCGCCAACAGCGTGACCGACGTCGCGGCGGCCGCCGAACTGGGCGCTCAGCTGTCGGGCATCGACGGGTTGCGCATCATCTGCTGGGCGGACTCGGAAGCCACCGTCGCCCTGCTCGCCGGCGCACTCACGGACGACGCGCACCCGCTCGACGTGCTCGTGGAACTCGGCGGCGCGAACGGGCGGACGGGCGCGCGCACGATCGCCGACGGCGAGCGCATCGCCGCCGCCGTCTCCCGCGCGTCCGGTCTTCGCCTGGCCGGCGTCGCCGGATACGAAGGGCCGTTCGGCCCGGACCGCAGCCACGAGTCCGTCGCGGCCGTCGACGCCTATCTTCAGGGCCTCGTCGATCTGCACGAGCGCCTGGAGTACCCCGTGGGGGTGCGCCCGATCCTCTCCGCCGGCGGCAGTTCGTTCCCGGATCGCGCGGCCGCGATGCTCGCGCCGCACGCCGGTGACGTCGACGTCGTGCTCCGCTCCGGTGCCTTCCAGATCCACGATGACGGCTTCTATTCGCGCATGTCGCCCTTCGGCGCGGCGGTGCCGACCGAATCGCTGCGCTCCGCGATGCACGCGTGGTCGCGGATCGTCTCGCATCCGGAACCCGCATTGGCGCTGCTGGATGCCGGGCGCCGTGACGTGCCGTTCGACATCGACCTGCCGATCCCGCAGACCGTCGAGGGCGAGGTCACCGCGCTCAACGACCAGCACGCCTTCTTCCGCCTCTCCGATGGCGCGGAGGTCGCGGTGGGGGACGTCGTGCGCCTCGGCCTGTCGCACCCCTGCACGGCGTTCGACAAGTGGCGCGTGGTGCCGCTCATCGACGACCCGGATGCCGAGGATCCGCGCGTGATCGGGGCGGTGGCGACATGCTTCTGA